In Natronococcus sp. AD-5, the genomic window AGGTGGACGTGGCCGACGGTCGTCGCGTCCGGGCTCGACGTCCGTCCGCGACCCGCGCTCCGGACGCCCTCGATGACGAGCGGTTTCGTGTCGATTCCGATCGTGCCGTCGTCGGCGACGGGCCACGCCTCGCGCGGTCGGTCGCGGTACACCTCGATCCCGTTTCCCTCCGGATCCGAGAGGTACAGCGCCTCGCTCACGACGTGGTCCGCCGTGCCCTCGAGCCGCCAGCGATCCTCGATCCGCTCGAGGGCGTCGCCGAGCGCCGCCCGCGACGGAACGAGAAACGCCGTGTGGAACAATCCCGTCTCGTCATCCTCTCGAGGCGGCGCCGCCGCGTCCTCGACGAGCACGACGAGCGGTTCCCCGCCCGCGGCGAGGATCGCGCGGTCGTCGCTGATCTCCCGTACGTCGAGTCCGATCACCGTCTCGTAGAAGCGGCGAACCTGCTCGAGATCGTTCACCCGGAGCGCGACGCGCCCGACCGTCGTCGCGGCCGGCAAGACACCTTCGGCAGCCATTACGGCGGAATTGGCGGTCTGACGGGTTAGGTC contains:
- a CDS encoding VOC family protein: MAAEGVLPAATTVGRVALRVNDLEQVRRFYETVIGLDVREISDDRAILAAGGEPLVVLVEDAAAPPREDDETGLFHTAFLVPSRAALGDALERIEDRWRLEGTADHVVSEALYLSDPEGNGIEVYRDRPREAWPVADDGTIGIDTKPLVIEGVRSAGRGRTSSPDATTVGHVHLEVSSLPAAREFYVDALGTGIKQRYDDSALFVAAGGYHHHLGLNVWERRSAPPRGRGLEWFELVVPEEDALAALRKRLERRGIDTTGAEGSGFETADPDGIRLRIRERGLE